A window of the Raphanus sativus cultivar WK10039 unplaced genomic scaffold, ASM80110v3 Scaffold0971, whole genome shotgun sequence genome harbors these coding sequences:
- the LOC130503474 gene encoding uncharacterized protein LOC130503474, which produces MAENIRCGLQDLTLGADDAPFVLPTNVVRRAEEENRFILIGRPVMPRRQNLRALIATMPRNWGLEGIARGRIIEGRRFQFVFPSEEAMEMVIRRGPWAFAERMMVLQRWTPLMDMALLNYIPFWIQIRGIPFQYMNRDVIVHIAREIGQYIQMDYNEENGGRLEFVRVRINWEVSQPLRFQRNFQFTPGVNTLLRFQYERLRGFCELCGMMTHDNGACQIQNGGPNPDGNNNDSGDDQPDDLVPNQGIIIEEIHDDEVQEEEANPVVPEGDGSERNMAEIDAADDDDELWHGDAMPNMYTDEIVMDEMYNPIDPFGIQAERESGGKRKKWMGETTLNVSKFTRTEVGQSSGTAETKRQRFTVSDKEESAEAQVHDEAEKSFEVRGAVGPEPPLPP; this is translated from the coding sequence ATGGCTGAGAATATTAGGTGTGGTTTGCAAGATTTAACTCTTGGTGCTGATGACGCACCTTTTGTCCTGCCTACCAATGTTGTGAGAAgagcagaagaagaaaaccGCTTCATCCTGATTGGGCGTCCTGTCATGCCACGACGTCAGAATCTCCGTGCACTCATTGCTACTATGCCAAGAAATTGGGGTTTGGAAGGAATTGCTCGTGGGCGTATCATTGAAGGACGTCGTTTTCAGTTCGTGTTTCCTTCAGAGGAAGCGATGGAGATGGTGATTCGGAGGGGTCCATGGGCTTTCGCTGAACGAATGATGGTGTTGCAACGCTGGACGCCATTGATGGACATGGCGCTCCTGAACTACATTCCTTTCTGGATTCAAATCCGAGGAATCCCGTTCCAGTATATGAACAGAGATGTTATTGTTCATATTGCAAGAGAGATAGGTCAATACATTCAAATGGATTACAATGAAGAAAATGGTGGTCGTCTGGAGTTTGTCAGAGTGAGAATCAATTGGGAAGTCTCTCAACCATTGCGTTTCCAGCGCAACTTTCAATTCACTCCAGGAGTCAACACTCTGCTTCGTTTCCAGTATGAGAGACTCAGAGGCTTTTGTGAACTCTGTGGGATGATGACCCATGACAATGGAGCCTGTCAAATCCAAAACGGTGGTCCTAACCCTGATGGAAACAACAATGACAGTGGCGATGATCAGCCAGATGATCTCGTTCCTAATCAGGGGATCATTATTGAGGAGATCCATGATGACGaagttcaagaagaagaagctaatcCGGTTGTTCCAGAAGGTGACGGTTCAGAGAGGAACATGGCAGAGATTGATGCTgcggatgatgatgatgagctcTGGCATGGAGACGCTATGCCAAACATGTATACTGATGAGATTGTCATGGATGAAATGTATAACCCGATTGATCCCTTTGGTATTCAGGCTGAAAGAGAGTCAGGAGGCAAGAGGAAGAAATGGATGGGAGAGACAACGCTGAATGTCTCCAAATTCACTCGCACGGAAGTGGGGCAATCCAGTGGAACTGCTGAGACCAAGCGACAACGCTTCACTGTTTCAGACAAGGAGGAGAGCGCAGAGGCTCAAGTTCATGACGAGGCTGAGAAATCTTTTGAGGTGAGAGGCGCGGTGGGCCCAGAACCACCTCTTCCACCATGA